The Branchiostoma lanceolatum isolate klBraLanc5 chromosome 1, klBraLanc5.hap2, whole genome shotgun sequence genomic sequence taaactgttgcaacatagattgattatttgtttgaacatgttccaacattctacaaatatgatataactgggtcagtgggctgggaacagggcaattcacacatcccttcaaagtataggggattaggcctaggtgccatgcatagacacttaaagacaaaagagttgccagtgtccagacgtgaaatctaaaaatatacagaggcagacaatagagcctgATTAGTACCtaattttatgggggcaataacccaaatctaccattttgagaatgatgcaaaatgttggaacatgttccaacagtagaacaatcacacagatgtttgaaaactgttccaaataaagagatatttgtgcaaatactttcataatatttccaaaatatatagatgagttcaaacatgttcaaactttcatttctaattgtttgaacggtctggaattattttgactgaaatagtcttttctctaaaatttttcaaacttattagcaatatcatctgaaaaccctctcggtgacatggaattgactctataggaatggggtggggtaattggtttggtCGGTTACGGAAGTGACCAGATTATCAACTGCAGTCACTGTCAATTGCATTCACTGTCAGTGCATTTGTTGTATTAATTCGGATGAACGTTGCCGCGGaggcaaaaaaaattaaaagaacgGTTCTACAGAAATTTCTACCCCGAACCCTTACCCTAGCACACAAACGTCAACTCTAACCGGTCTCAGAAAAATGGTCAACATCTGCATCATTTCTATCTATTTTGTACCGAAAAAAGTCCAAAAAAATTCACTTCCACTGAAGCAAAATTTCTACCCCGCGCCCGAACCCTTACCatagaaagtgcgaaatggttaaaaatggaaaaaaattgaactaCTAAGAtacagaaagtacgaaatggaaaaaaaaatgaactacAGAAAGGTGAGTTGATTTCCACCCGTCCACGGTAATGTCATTAACGGCAAATAGGAAATCATGTCACCTGTAGCGACAGAGGATATGTCTGCCCATGtgtttaaaaagagacacatCCGTGGTGTGGTTGGGAGTTTCGCGCAGGTGCCACGGTGAAAAGGAAACCTTTTCCGCCGCGGCACCAACGCCAAGGTGTCAATCCtacctggcagagatggcaTATTGTGCAAGGATCGTGAGCTTCTTTTTTTAGGTGTCTTTTTGTTGACTCGGCAGTCGCACGAGTGATCTAGCCGTATTTAGTTTATTGCCTTTGGCTTTCTTTCGTATGGCGACCCCCGCCGGCTTAGTCGCATGCGCTAAGCGGGGGTAAAGGTCGTCCCTTGTTCGGGGCGTTGCCCTGATTTACATTTATTAGGGCTGCGTCTGCCTCGCCCCGTCTGGTGGGAATTTTGTCTCTACTTTGTTGAGTGCAGCGTCATTGTGTGCCATTTTGTACGATATAGTTTGAGTTGTGGCATATGGCAGCCGTTTGGCTCTGCCTGGTCGTGTGCAgtgattttctgcatttttagtTGTGGAATATAGTGGTCTCTTGGCTTTAATTTGTCGTGTACAGTGCCCTTTTGCACGACATATTTCAGTTGTGGAATAGACTGTGGCCTCTAGCTCGGTCTGTCGCGTGCAGTGCCTTTTGCACGATATATTTTGATTTGTGGAATATAGTAATATTTTGGCTTACCTTGTCGTGTACAGTGCCCTTTTGCACGACACATATTCAGTTGTGGAATATAGTGTGGCCTCTAGCTCAGCCTGTCGTATGCAGTGCCATTTGCATGGTATATTTTGATTTGTGGAATATAGTGATATTTTGGCTTACCTTGTCGTGTACAGGGCCCTTTTGCATGACATATTTTTCAGTTGTGGAATATAGTGTGGCCTCAAGCTCAGCCTGTCGTATGCAGTGCCTTTTGCACGATATATTTTGATCTGTGGAATATAGTGATATTTTGGCTTCCCTTGCCGTGTACAGTGCCCTTTTGTATGACATATTTTCAGTTGTGGAATATAGTGTGGCCTCTGGCTCAGCCTGTCACGTGCAGTGCCTTTTGCACGATATATTTTGATTTATGGATATAGTGATATTTTGGCTTCCCTTGTGTACAGTGCCCTTTTGCACGACACATTTTCAGTTGTGGAATATAGTGTGACCTCTGTCTCAGCCTGTCGCGTGCAGTGCCTTTTGCACGATATATTTTGATTTGTGGAATAAAGTGATATTTTGGCTTCCCTTGTGTACAGTGCCCTTTTGCACGACACATATTCAGTTGTGGAATATAGTGATATTTTGGCTTCCCTTGTGTACAGTGCCCTTTTGCACGACACATTTCCAGTTGTTGAATATAGTGATATTTTGGCTTCCCTTGTCGTGTACAGTACCCTTTTGCACGACACATTTTCAGTTGTGGAATATAGTGGCCTTTGGCTCTGCCGGTTGTGTGCAGTGCCTTTTGCACGACATATTTTTAGTTGTGGAATATAGTGTGGCCTCTAGCCCAGCTTATCGCGTGCAGTGCCTTTTGCACTTGATTTGTGGAATATTGTGATATTTTGGCTCTCCCTTGCCGTGTACAGGGCCCTTTTGTATGACATATTTTCAGTTCAGAATATAGTGGCCTTCTGACTCTGTCGTCGTGTGCAGTGCCTTGAGTGCCGTTGTGCACGATACTAGTATATCAGTTTGAGTTGTGGAATATAGCGACCGTTTGGCATTGTCGTCCTTTGTGTGGCGTGTTTTATATTTTATCTTGCGTTGTATAATATAGTTTGATACAGATTTAATACCACGTATTCTGACAACACGTTTTGGTTAGCAGATCTTTGAAGTGTATGATTTTTGATAAAGTTGTTAGCCTGTTTGTGCTTCTCAATCTAGAGGTGTCGGTATTTTGATATCTCCGCCTGTCAATGTTAATGTGGTGAAAACATCGTGTGATGATTAAGACCGTGTTGTTTGTATCATTTTCTCAGACGATGTTTGTAACTTTAAGATCTGTATTGTGTACGCTTCCAATTTTGCTGCGGAGcttacagcatttttttaaaagtctgtacaagttgtttttttatcgaGGACTGACCCCGTTgttgtttgtggtgattttaacTGAGTTGAGAATGTGTCTGTGGACAAGCGGAGTGGGAACCCATTACATGGTAGTGGGGGCTCCGCGCTTTTAAAGCAACTTTGCTCTGACGTTTCCCTTGTGGAGTCTTGAAGGCTTCTAGACTAGTCTTCACATGGAGGCAGCCGACTACCGCGGTAGCGTGTCGGCTGGACAGATTTTATACCTCTAAGTCTCTTGCTGTCTGCATTCTAGCGTcttaaatatgatatttattcTTATTATTCTCATGAAAGTTGTATTTTATAAGGAAGCAGGCGCTACTTCGGATTTAGAACATCGTACAACTGTCGTAAAGAGATTTAATAGGCTGTTTTCTCAGTTAAAAATGTCTAATCCATTGAAGActtgtattaaaaaaacatagcTTTGCCGTCAGCGTTATCCAGGGGACATCGTTGGGAGGTGACAGGCGGAATTTGTCCCCccaaatgtacaatatgtacaaaacaatgtacaatatttacaaggTCCAATATGGACTACAAATACGGAAACTATTTACaaggtatctacatgtactactatatAGCTATCTGCACCGACAGTTTGTCCACCTCGGACTACTGAACTCCATGTGGGTTAGGGCCTTGTAGGTTGACTTCTTTGCTATTTCACAGTTCTTTGCCTTGTATTTTCTGCGCTGTTGGGTTGACAGCCCACACAGAGTTATTAATATATTCTTTTCAACCTTCCCTTTCTTCAACACTCAGTTTCATGTGATTTCTTCCTCTTGAAGAACGTTGATCTTTCCATTGAAGGGGTAGTTGGGGACTGCACATGGGGtagggggaaaaccctgtataggtacccgtacctgtataggtacccgtataggtataccggtatacccttttggggccccaactagccaggaaacacgctatgacggccgccatatggggcacccagaacggctgttttttacggtctccctATTGATAtgagacacaaacagttgactatgctcggtcagaaaatagctgaacaatcatattttacgatattttgatttctatgaaggacggactggagttttggaaaatacggaatttgcaaagttcgtacggagcgcctgtcagaacgtgcgagcaccgatctcggagaccttccaactaaacccgttctgaaaagaaatagaataaacacttaaactatcaacctttccgctattcattatcttcagatgcaatattcatgatctgtttggctggacctgccagtaaacctgcgtaaaacctacaggaaatgcCCGGTGTTCTACACcggttctcgatgcacggaaggtccgccatgacacatgtgcgtcAACCAGcagcttagacggaaagtaacgacttattgcgacacaaacattacggccattcggcgtgatttgtctaAATATGCCGTGCTTGGCCTCTGTCTTTAGTGTGAGgcatttcctgtaggttttccgATCCGTATTAAACCTTTTCAGAACGgatagttgaaaggtctccgagatcggtgctcgcacgttctgacaggcgctccctccgtacgaacttcgtaAATTCCGTATATTTCAaacctccgtccttcatagaaatcaaaatatcgtaaaatatgattgttcagctattttctgaccgagcatagtcaactgtttgtgtcttatctcaatgtggagaccgtaaaaaacagccgttctgggtgccccatatggcggccgtcatagcgtgtttcctggtttttggggccccaaatggggtatatcggtataccggtatacctatacgggtacgggtacctatacagggttttccccctaCCCCTGCACATGTTGTAGGCTGGTGGTGGGTGATATTGTACTGGTGGTGAGTGAACTGCACTGGATGTCGAGGCACGAAGTGTTCAATTCTAGACTTCAATACCCTTGTGCCAGCCAGACTGGGTATGAGTTTGTATTCGGTCTGTGGCCTGTCTGTATGAGGTCAAGCTGTCCCGGCTGTAGTCTTCAATGTTTGCTACCTCAGACACCAGGTATGCCTTGCGCAGCAAGTTGGGACAGGGTAACTCTCGTCTTGGTAGTGGAGGCTGAAAGAGGTGGCGAAGCTTACCTGCAAAGATAAAGACAGTGGCTCAACCTACCACAATAAATGCTGTGCATTTCTGTAGCATGAATGGTATGCTACATCCTTTTGTTAAGGAATAGGGGCTTTTGTCACCTAATATTTTTGCATGTGTGTACTTACCAACAAGACCATCCTGTTTGTCAATGTACCCCAACAGGATTTTTCAAGGGCTTCAACTACATGGAAACAGCAGATAGATATATGGGGTACAAGCCGAGATATCGAATGGTTTCTATTGTAAGCAGACGAGCAGACGATACGACCGCCTCCCACCGCTACGAAGTTGTTTACATCATGTTTGGCCCCACGCCGATTGAAAACTATACCATGGAAAAAACGTGACTAATGTTATAAGATTTCCATTATAAGGGCTTCGATTTCGTGGACACAAAATTCAGATCGGTCAACTTTAAGTCGAGATATGTCTGAATTCCGCCAGTAAATAAGTTGACTAGCCACCCCCCTCCCGTTATATCATGTTATGTACGCCACACATTCTTGTCGATTTCGGACATTTTCTCAGCTTAACGGCTGATTCAGATTGACAAGATGTGTTCCTAACCTTCCAACTGAAACTCGGTGGCCAGTTATTTCTTCCCGCAGATATTTATGGTAATTTACGAGAGGTCATCTACAAGTGACCCCACCGGCCAGCGgtaaattgttttgtttacatcaaGTTTAGCCCCACGCCGATGGAAAAATACGGCATGGAATGGATTGTGACTAATGTAGTTAGATCTCCATTTCAAGGGCTTTCATTCTGTGGAAACTAAATTCAAATCGGTTAAGTTTGAGCCGAGATATGTCCAAATGCCGGCGAGAAGATGAcgagccccccctccccccatgttATATGTGTGCTACCGTACGGCCGCCGAGGCAGGCTTTCtcgttgattttcgtgattctCTCGACTCGCATCCCATCCAAACTAACAAGATCTGTTCCTTACCTCCTTTCAGCTAAAACTCGGTTCGTAATTTGCTGCTTCTCGGCGTTTATCGGGCAAAAACCAGCTCAGTTAGCGAGTGCCCGAGTAATGGCGGCCGGCCGGCAAAATTCAAGCCGGGGCTGCTGCGCCCTGACTGTCGGCCAACGAGAAGCTAGGAAAGCTGGACTCAAAGCTGGACTCGCGGCCAATGAGAACGCTGGAAAGCTGGACTAAATTGCACAAAACCCGTTTGGGGGCGGTGGAACGCACCGTAGTGCAATGCAGTGCAGCAAGTCCAGCATTTTCCCCATCTATTGCATGCATTTTAGCGACTTATAAATATGAGTATTACTCTCTTGATAATCTCATGAAAGCTGTATTTTAAGAGGAAACATGCACTACCTTTATATGTCAAGTGTTTAGAACATCTTACAACTGTCGTAAAGGGATTTAATAGGGTGTTTTCTCAATTATAAATGTCTAATCCATTGAACttgaagaactttattcaaaAACATAGCTTTGCCGTTAGCGTTATCCAGGGGACACCACGGGGAGGTGACAGGCGGACGCTGTCCCCCCAAAcgtacaatatttacaataaatatacagtatttacaaacatgtacaatatttacaaggTCCAATATGGACTACAAACACGGAAACCTTTGACaaggtatctacatgtactactatcTACACAGACAGTTTGTCCACCTCAGACTTGAAGTGTTCAAAGTCCCTGAACTCCATGTGGGCTAGGGCCTTGCAGGTCGACTTCTTTGTTACTTCACAGAAGTTCTTTGCCTTGTACTTTCTGTGCCCTTGGGTAGACTGCCCACACAGAGAACAGTTGTTCCTCTGAACTTTCcttttcttcaagttcaacacgACAGCTGCCTGTGACTTCTTCTAGAAGAATGTTGATCTTCCCATGGCAGTTGTAGATGGGAACTGCGCAGAGGTAGGGGTCAGGTTGTAGGCCGGTGGTGGGTGAGGGTTCAGGTTGTAGGCTGGTGGTGGGTGAGGGTTCAGGTTGTAGGCTGGTGGTGGGTAATGTTGCACTGGTGGTGATGGGTGACCTTCACTGGATGTTGAAGCCCGAGGCACAAAGTGCTCAATCCTGAAAGGGGATTGCGGCAAAATGGGGCCCCGGAATCATGTCAGGAAGGAACTTATGGAAGCCCTCCAGACTGTTGCTCCCCTTCACCGTGGTGTAGTACGGGAGTCTGTGGCCGTTCTTGGTGGCATACTTTGTGATGGTATACATCGGCATATCTGGTGGGTCCTGTATGCACTCAATGTGCTTCTGCTGGGCCTCCCAGACCTTGTCGATGGCGTCTATGTCCTTGAACAGATGGACCTGGTTGTCGTCCATTCGCGCCGGACCCTTGAGTGTGTTGATGGTGAACTCCACCCTGGCAAATGTCTCTTGCTTGGGCCCCAACTGTCACCCTGCGAACATAGTGTTTGAGCTGTTCTTTGGTGATGTGAGACGCCATCAGGTCTTCGTCTGTTAGACTATTAAACCGGGTTGGGTCACCTGCCCTAATGGCAGCGATCAGTCTGCCTACGTCTTCCTTATTGTAGGCGAAGACCGCTGCACTCAGGGCAGACTTGAACAGCGCGTACTTGGGGTGGTCAGTGCGGACGGCTGCATCAAAGCGATGCATGCAGTGGAATGCATCCAGGCGAGTCAGCATGCCGTCCGCCACCCACTCAACAAACAGCTGCTCCACCGATGAGACGCCATAGGCCGCACAGCAGCCGCGGTCCACGTACATGACCTGAGGGGTTGCCTCCCCTGCCTTCCTATATCTGCTCGTCAACCCAGCAGCCATCGGGCCAAGCTTCTCCACCGATTCTTCACAGGTCTGGACATTTGTCAGAATCTGGCCCCGTTCGTTTTCGACGTTCGTGCACCATTCTGCTGTGCCCTTTCCTTCACCCGACAGCTTTTTGCAGATCTGTAAAACACAAGACCACACCATATGAAAAAGCAGCTAAAACAATACAATTGATGGCAATACACTCGTAGGTCCAAAAAAAGTGTAACATGTGTAAATACTGTGAAGTACAGTTGTAGATACCTTCTTGGTGGAGTCAAGCTTCAGGACTCTTCCAAACACAGACATGATCTGTGTCCTGTAGTCTTCAATGTTTGCTGCCTCTGACACTAGGTATGCCTTGCGCAGCAAGTTGGGACAGGGTAACTCTCGTCTTGGCGGTGGACGCTGAAAGAGGAGCGAAGACTAGGAAGAGCACCTGCAAAGATAAAGACAGTATGTCATTATGTTGCGTAAAAGGCTTTAGATAAGCAACCGCTTCCTGCCCAATACTCTGTAAACATatgcaaatgaaatgaaataaaagataaaGACAGGGGCTCAACCTACCACAATAAATGCTGTGCATCCCTGTATGATGAATGGTATGCTTAACCACTCAAATGCTCTTGTTAATGCCTTTAATGGCTTTTGTCATATAATGTTGTGCTTGTGTACTTACTTGTGCTCGGTTCAGTTGGCTTCTCGTTGCTTGGTCCAGGTGGCTTCTTACTGCTCGGTTCAAGTGGCTTCTCGTTGACTGGTCCAGGCAGCTTCTCACTGCTCGGTTCCGGTGGCTTCTCGTTGCTAGGTCCAGGATTCTTGCTACTCTCCCCTTTTTGATACAAGTTagtcaagaaaagaaatcagCTTTGTATACATAGCATagaaacaaaatgcaataaTAATGTTGAAACTGTAATGCACCTCTAAGGAATATTAACCAGTTACCTTCTATCTTCAACAAAACTCATAAAGTGCAATTAGTCTAGTGAAGTACAGTCTTCAGAAAACTCAGGTTAAGAATATATATTCTACACAACTCATGTCACGTCACGTGACACTTGAATTGAGGTCGTGGCCTTGGCCAGCGTGCAGAACCATACCATGTGGAGGTTGTGCTCCAATTAGCCCTGACCCCTCAAGTGACCACATCACAAAGCAGTGTGGTTGACAGATGACAATACAAAACCATGCTTAGTCACACGGATGGCTACACAACAAGAACATACATTGATTAAATGATTAACAAAAACAATGACAACACAACATCACATTGTTACACAAAATGATGAATGAACGGTGATGATGACAAATTCAACTGACCATTACACAACATTTCATCACAGCAACAATGTGAGTTATGATACTGATAGTGAAAACATAGTATGACACAGAAAAGTGATGGTTTAAAAATGCAAAAGTTGGTTGATTGTGCATTATAGCAGTGGTACACATATCACTGACCTACTACTGCTTCCCATGCCCAGCTTTGTGCAGCCTGGATAAGGTCTGAATCATCATTTCAGCTTGGATCGTGGACGGCTGGGTTGAACGACTGGCTTGTGGAGGGTTTTGTTTCGCGTAGTACACCCAGGACCCCAATGCTTATAAGGATATGCTTCTGCGAGTTCTGATACAAGAGTCTGGAGGGCTTTATAGTGGGGAGGGGCATTCGGAGAGTGGGGCATGTTATTTGACCAGGTTGATGGGTCAAAACGTTTGATGATATACCCAGCAAGTGTCTGTCCAGCTGTACCCAAGGCAGTTCCCCTTCGATAGGATGTCGGAAAGGGGGCGACAGTACAGGCATTTTCCCTTCTTTGCTAGGCGGATTAGCCCCCAGCCTCCCTTCTAAGGAGGGAGGTATATGGTGTTTCGACTCGACTGACCATTTCACGACGGTTTTCCAAAAGGAAGTACAGGGTAGGTTGATGCCTTTGATGACGGAGTCGGGAGGGATGAACACCGACGCAAGGTACCACAGTTTGGCGGCGGCCAGAGCGTTAGCCACCGTGACTTTGCCAGTGAAGGAAAGGGATCTAGCTCCCCACTGCTGCAGGGTCCCAACGAATTTGCGTTTTCCTTCTTTCCAGTTAGTAAGGGGCATATCAATGTTGCCTAAGGCCCCGCCAAGCAAGTAGATAGACCCTGATGTCCACTTAATGTTAACAGGACTATCGGACCTATTCCTCCATTTGCCAAGCCGTAACCCTTCACACTTGTCTAGGTTTAGGTTTGAGCCGGAGCCTCTGTTGTATAGCTCCACAAGCTCAAAGAGTCTGACTATGGATTTGTCTGCGGTGGGGAAGGCAGAGTTATCGTCTGGGTACAGGGACATTTTTGCTTCATGGCCACCCGGCAATTTGACTCCGTGTACCTCTGTGTCTTTACGCAGTGTCGCCGCAAACGGCTCGAGAGAGATTGCGTACAAAAGTGGAGAGA encodes the following:
- the LOC136422629 gene encoding uncharacterized protein, encoding MSVFGRVLKLDSTKKICKKLSGEGKGTAEWCTNVENERGQILTNVQTCEESVEKLGPMAAGLTSRYRKAGEATPQVMYVDRGCCAAYGVSSVEQLFVEWVADGMLTRLDAFHCMHRFDAAVRTDHPKYALFKSALSAAVFAYNKEDVGRLIAAIRAGDPTRFNSLTDEDLMASHITKEQLKHYVRRVTVGAQARDICQGGVHHQHTQGSGANGRQPGPSVQGHRRHRQGLGGPAEAH